A single genomic interval of Pelagerythrobacter marensis harbors:
- a CDS encoding protease modulator HflK, producing the protein MDILGGFQKRIALAMAGKSPWGGKPKGGSGGDGGDGPADDPAPAGDPGRGPRNPWLPGGSGEEPRRSANIEDIFRHRGPEGPRRGGGGPRFRLPEGPGGRNWFPLAIAAIAALWLFATSVHQVAPREQGIVTWLGGKYSRTLSPGLNFTFPWPVQVVEIENVSQIRSESIPGTNEEKLILTGDQNLVDLSYLIRWNIKDLKQFKFQLADPEETIREVAEAAMRASVAEQELDSVLSGEGRAEIEERVRTRMQSILDAYRAGVAVQGIEIEKTDPPAEVVEAFKDVSAAQQDAETAVNSARAYAQRMLARAQGDAAAFDKIYEEYRMAPEVTRRRLYYETMESVLSKTDKTIVEAEGVTPYLPLPEVNRRARAAGAGSPPAVVNAPEGQ; encoded by the coding sequence ATGGACATCTTGGGCGGATTTCAAAAACGCATTGCGCTGGCAATGGCCGGCAAGAGCCCCTGGGGCGGCAAGCCGAAGGGCGGATCGGGCGGAGACGGGGGCGACGGGCCTGCCGACGATCCCGCGCCGGCCGGCGATCCCGGCCGCGGGCCGCGCAATCCCTGGCTGCCCGGCGGCAGCGGCGAAGAACCGCGCCGTTCCGCCAATATCGAAGATATTTTCAGGCATCGCGGGCCGGAGGGGCCGCGGCGTGGCGGCGGCGGGCCGCGGTTCCGCCTGCCCGAAGGTCCCGGCGGCCGCAACTGGTTCCCGCTGGCGATCGCCGCGATCGCCGCGCTGTGGCTGTTCGCCACCAGCGTCCACCAGGTCGCCCCGCGCGAACAGGGGATCGTCACCTGGCTCGGCGGCAAATATTCGCGCACGCTTTCGCCGGGCCTGAACTTCACTTTCCCTTGGCCGGTACAGGTCGTCGAGATCGAGAACGTCAGCCAGATCCGGTCGGAAAGCATTCCAGGGACGAACGAGGAAAAGCTGATCCTTACCGGCGACCAGAACCTGGTCGACTTGTCCTATCTGATCCGCTGGAACATCAAGGATCTGAAGCAGTTCAAGTTCCAGCTCGCCGACCCTGAGGAAACCATTCGCGAGGTGGCCGAGGCGGCGATGCGCGCGTCGGTCGCGGAGCAGGAGCTGGACTCCGTTCTTTCGGGCGAAGGCCGCGCCGAAATCGAAGAGCGCGTGCGCACGCGAATGCAGTCGATCCTCGACGCCTATCGCGCGGGCGTGGCGGTCCAGGGGATCGAGATCGAGAAGACCGATCCGCCGGCCGAAGTGGTGGAGGCGTTCAAGGACGTTTCCGCCGCGCAGCAGGATGCCGAAACCGCGGTCAACAGCGCGCGCGCCTATGCCCAGCGGATGCTGGCCCGCGCGCAGGGCGATGCAGCGGCGTTCGACAAGATATACGAAGAATACCGGATGGCGCCCGAGGTGACGCGCAGGCGCCTCTATTACGAAACGATGGAAAGCGTTCTGAGCAAGACCGACAAGACGATCGTCGAGGCCGAGGGCGTGACCCCCTATCTCCCACTGCCCGAAGTCAATCGCCGCGCCCGGGCGGCCGGAGCCGGCTCCCCGCCCGCAGTGGTAAACGCGCCGGAGGGGCAGTGA
- a CDS encoding Mrp/NBP35 family ATP-binding protein yields MTEEELRARLPAPIAARVQSLKVAEGKVTAILDATGLDAAARDSLEGATRDILAQGEDVRDVRVATIADRPQRRIVAIGSGKGGVGKSTLTANLAVALARAGHKVGIVDADIYGPSQPRLLDNESERPVAEGDKLVPVASKWGVPVLSMGHLVDPGRAIAWRGPMAGRALGQLIDANWGDTELLLVDLPPGTGDVQITMLQRFKPAGAVIVSTPQDLALIDATRATQMFEAGGVPVLGLVENMAGYVCPHCGETSDPFGSGGAETEAERKGIPFLGRIPLALAIREASDAGTPPAASEGGQGDAFRAIAERLAQRLAEGTA; encoded by the coding sequence ATGACCGAAGAGGAGCTTAGAGCCCGTTTGCCCGCGCCGATCGCCGCGCGGGTCCAATCGCTGAAAGTGGCGGAGGGCAAAGTGACCGCCATCCTCGACGCCACCGGACTGGATGCCGCCGCGCGCGACAGTCTGGAAGGCGCGACGCGGGATATCCTGGCCCAGGGCGAAGACGTGCGGGACGTCCGGGTCGCCACGATCGCCGACCGGCCGCAGCGCCGGATCGTCGCGATCGGGTCGGGCAAGGGCGGGGTGGGCAAGTCCACGCTCACCGCCAATCTCGCGGTCGCTCTCGCCCGGGCGGGGCACAAGGTCGGGATCGTCGATGCCGACATCTACGGCCCTTCGCAGCCGCGGCTGCTCGACAACGAAAGCGAGCGCCCCGTTGCCGAAGGCGACAAGCTGGTGCCGGTCGCCAGCAAGTGGGGCGTGCCCGTGCTGTCGATGGGGCATCTGGTCGATCCGGGGCGGGCGATCGCCTGGCGCGGACCGATGGCGGGGCGCGCGCTGGGGCAGCTGATCGACGCGAACTGGGGCGATACCGAGCTGCTGCTGGTGGACCTCCCGCCCGGCACCGGCGACGTGCAGATCACCATGCTGCAACGGTTCAAGCCCGCCGGCGCGGTGATCGTGTCGACGCCCCAGGACCTCGCGCTGATCGATGCCACGCGCGCGACGCAGATGTTCGAGGCGGGCGGCGTTCCGGTGCTCGGCCTGGTCGAGAACATGGCCGGTTACGTCTGCCCGCATTGCGGCGAGACGAGCGATCCGTTCGGAAGCGGGGGCGCGGAAACGGAGGCCGAGCGCAAGGGCATACCGTTCCTGGGCCGCATCCCGCTGGCGCTGGCGATCCGCGAAGCGAGCGACGCGGGGACGCCGCCGGCCGCGAGCGAAGGCGGGCAGGGCGATGCCTTCCGCGCGATCGCCGAACGGCTGGCGCAGCGTCTGGCGGAAGGAACGGCCTGA
- a CDS encoding protease modulator HflC encodes MSNIWNNHKGSVIAVGVALLALLASVVIVPETHQAVIIQGGRPDRVANQFKSDAAYGETGAGIVFRVPGYERVQMVDKRVLDLDMDRQQVLSSDQQRLQVDAYARFRVINPVLMVENAGSEEILRTQLSPILTSVLRQELGRRPFAALLTAERGSAMANIRDALDREARNYGAQVIDVRIKRADLPDGTPLNAAFTRMQTDRQEEAATIRAQGDKNAQIIRAEADAQAAATYAEAYGKDPQFYDFYRAMESYRRTFEQGNGESTMILSPDNEYLRQFRGQR; translated from the coding sequence ATGAGCAATATCTGGAACAATCACAAGGGCAGCGTGATCGCCGTCGGCGTCGCGCTGCTGGCCTTGCTCGCCTCGGTCGTCATCGTGCCCGAAACGCACCAGGCGGTCATCATCCAGGGCGGCCGCCCGGATCGGGTGGCGAACCAGTTCAAGTCCGATGCGGCATATGGCGAGACGGGGGCGGGCATCGTCTTCCGCGTGCCCGGATACGAGCGCGTCCAGATGGTCGACAAGCGCGTGCTCGATCTCGACATGGATCGCCAGCAGGTGCTCTCCAGCGACCAGCAGCGCCTGCAGGTCGACGCCTATGCCCGTTTCCGCGTCATCAACCCGGTGTTGATGGTCGAGAACGCCGGGTCGGAGGAGATCCTGCGCACGCAGCTTTCGCCGATCCTCACCTCGGTCCTGCGCCAGGAACTGGGCCGCCGGCCGTTCGCGGCGCTGCTGACGGCGGAGCGCGGCAGCGCGATGGCCAATATCCGCGACGCGCTCGACCGCGAGGCGCGCAACTATGGCGCGCAAGTGATCGACGTCAGAATCAAGCGGGCCGACCTGCCCGACGGCACCCCGCTCAACGCCGCCTTCACCCGGATGCAGACCGACCGCCAGGAAGAGGCGGCGACCATCCGCGCGCAGGGCGACAAGAACGCCCAGATCATCCGTGCCGAGGCCGACGCGCAGGCGGCCGCTACATATGCCGAAGCCTATGGCAAGGATCCGCAGTTCTACGATTTCTACCGCGCGATGGAGAGCTATCGCCGGACGTTCGAGCAGGGCAACGGCGAAAGCACGATGATCCTGTCGCCGGACAACGAGTATCTGCGGCAGTTCCGCGGCCAGCGTTGA
- a CDS encoding Do family serine endopeptidase — MKPVKYAYGLTSALLVGGAAISLATGYPAGAQVAQNDESRIAGAVPRAGAPESFADLTAQLQPAVVNISTKQRVEVQSINPFAGTPFEGFFGRRRGQQPQYREGQSLGSGFIISADGYVVTNNHVIAPGARGATVEEITVTTPDGTEYPAELVGSDAQSDLAVLKISRDEPFPFVEFGDSDQARVGDWVIAIGNPFGLGGTVTSGIVSAVYRTPPVNGQQVVGAYDRYIQTDASINRGNSGGPLFDMRGNVIGINNAIISPTGGSVGIGFAIPADIAAPIVEQLRRGQRVERGFLGVSLGPVDEDIADSVGLDRRMGEFVQSVREGDPADRAGIRPGDIIVEVGGQAVTPERSVSYIVANTAPGTRLPVTLYRNGQRRTVTVTLGQFPTEEALAQEQQTFDPEDEPDMSDTPQTGAVAERLGIQVIELTPQIARQLRAPNDTRGVVIAAVDRSTDAGRKVTRGDIILSANYNDVTSPAELEEIVDEARRNGRDSVLLRIQRVGQINPFYVAVRMR, encoded by the coding sequence GTGAAGCCCGTGAAATACGCCTATGGCCTGACTTCGGCACTCCTTGTCGGCGGCGCGGCGATCTCGCTCGCGACCGGCTATCCCGCGGGTGCGCAAGTCGCCCAGAACGACGAAAGCCGCATTGCCGGCGCCGTTCCGCGCGCCGGTGCCCCCGAAAGTTTCGCCGACCTGACCGCGCAGCTCCAGCCCGCGGTGGTCAATATCTCGACCAAGCAGCGGGTCGAAGTGCAGTCGATAAACCCGTTCGCCGGCACGCCGTTCGAAGGTTTCTTCGGCCGGCGCCGCGGACAGCAGCCGCAATATCGCGAAGGGCAGTCGCTCGGGTCCGGCTTCATCATTTCCGCCGACGGCTACGTGGTCACCAACAATCACGTTATCGCTCCCGGCGCGCGGGGCGCGACGGTCGAAGAGATCACGGTGACGACGCCCGACGGCACCGAATATCCGGCCGAGCTGGTCGGATCGGACGCGCAGTCCGACCTCGCGGTGCTCAAGATCTCGCGCGACGAACCCTTCCCCTTCGTCGAATTCGGCGATTCCGACCAGGCGCGCGTGGGCGACTGGGTGATCGCGATCGGCAATCCCTTCGGCCTCGGCGGCACGGTGACCAGCGGGATCGTTTCCGCGGTCTATCGCACACCGCCGGTCAACGGGCAGCAGGTCGTGGGCGCCTACGACCGCTATATCCAGACCGACGCCAGCATCAATCGCGGCAATTCGGGCGGCCCGCTGTTCGACATGCGCGGCAATGTGATCGGGATCAACAACGCGATCATTTCCCCCACCGGGGGCAGTGTCGGCATCGGCTTCGCGATCCCAGCAGACATCGCCGCCCCGATCGTCGAGCAGCTGCGGCGCGGCCAGCGCGTGGAGCGCGGCTTCCTGGGCGTTTCGCTGGGGCCGGTGGACGAGGACATCGCCGATTCGGTGGGGCTGGACCGGCGTATGGGCGAATTCGTGCAGAGCGTGCGCGAAGGCGACCCGGCCGATCGCGCCGGCATTCGCCCGGGCGACATCATCGTCGAAGTCGGCGGGCAGGCCGTTACGCCCGAACGCAGCGTATCCTACATCGTCGCCAACACCGCGCCGGGCACGCGCCTGCCGGTAACGCTCTATCGCAATGGGCAGCGGCGCACGGTCACCGTGACGCTGGGCCAGTTCCCGACCGAAGAAGCGCTGGCGCAGGAACAGCAGACGTTCGACCCGGAAGACGAGCCGGACATGAGCGACACCCCGCAGACCGGCGCGGTGGCGGAGCGGCTCGGCATCCAGGTGATCGAGCTGACGCCGCAGATCGCCCGCCAGCTGCGTGCGCCCAACGATACGCGCGGCGTGGTGATCGCCGCGGTCGATCGCTCGACCGACGCGGGCCGCAAAGTCACGCGCGGCGACATTATCCTGAGCGCCAATTACAACGATGTCACCTCGCCCGCCGAACTCGAAGAGATCGTCGACGAGGCGCGGCGCAACGGGCGCGATTCGGTATTGCTGCGCATCCAGCGCGTCGGCCAGATCAACCCGTTCTACGTCGCGGTCAGGATGCGCTGA